From Bosea sp. NBC_00550, the proteins below share one genomic window:
- a CDS encoding SulP family inorganic anion transporter, whose translation MAISHLRNEWAPNVTRELLAGTVVALALIPEATAFSIIAGVDPKIGLYASFCIAVVSAFAGGRPAMISAATGAMALVMVTLVKQHGVQYLFAATILTGFFQIVASVLKLGNLMRFVSLSVVTGFVNALAILIFLAQMPELIGRGPTVYAMTGIGLAMIYLLPRITKAVPSALVTIVLLTAVSIYFGFDIRTVGDMGALPSELPFFAIPQVPLTVETLQIITPYALTLAMVGLLESLMTAAIVDEMTDTTSDKNRECAGQGAANIVAGLFGGMAGCAMIGQSVINVSSGGRGRLSTLWAGAFLLFLIVVLGRYVAQIPMAALVAVMVMVSINTFQWGSLRSLLVHPKSSSFVMLGTVAVVVWTHDLAKGVLFGVILSGLFFAHKVTHFFAVEADRQGDTTVYRVTGQIFFATAEAFHSAFDFRQEEVRRVVIDLSAAHFWDISAIHALDRVVLKFRHHDVAVDTVGMNNATATMVERLAVHDKEGTKLAPGH comes from the coding sequence ATGGCAATCTCTCATCTTCGCAACGAATGGGCGCCCAACGTCACGCGTGAGCTGCTGGCCGGTACGGTCGTCGCGCTCGCTTTGATTCCCGAGGCGACCGCGTTTTCGATCATCGCCGGGGTCGATCCGAAGATTGGTCTATACGCCTCCTTCTGCATCGCCGTCGTCTCGGCGTTCGCGGGTGGGCGGCCGGCGATGATCTCTGCCGCGACCGGCGCCATGGCGCTGGTCATGGTCACGTTGGTCAAGCAGCACGGCGTGCAGTACCTCTTCGCCGCAACAATCCTGACGGGCTTCTTTCAGATTGTTGCCAGCGTCCTGAAGCTCGGAAACCTCATGCGCTTCGTTTCGCTCTCGGTCGTGACCGGCTTCGTCAATGCGCTTGCGATCCTGATCTTCCTCGCGCAGATGCCGGAACTGATCGGCCGAGGACCGACTGTCTATGCGATGACGGGTATCGGCCTCGCGATGATCTATCTTCTGCCGCGGATCACGAAAGCCGTTCCATCCGCGCTGGTGACCATCGTTCTGCTCACCGCCGTGTCGATATATTTCGGCTTCGATATCCGCACGGTCGGCGACATGGGCGCGTTGCCCAGCGAACTGCCATTCTTCGCAATCCCACAGGTGCCGCTCACCGTCGAGACGCTTCAGATCATCACGCCTTATGCGCTGACCCTGGCTATGGTCGGTCTCCTGGAGAGCCTGATGACGGCTGCGATCGTTGACGAGATGACCGACACGACCTCCGACAAGAACCGGGAATGCGCCGGACAGGGCGCCGCGAACATCGTCGCCGGTCTGTTCGGAGGCATGGCGGGGTGCGCCATGATCGGCCAGTCGGTCATCAACGTCTCGTCCGGCGGGCGTGGCCGGCTCTCGACCCTGTGGGCCGGCGCCTTCCTGCTCTTCCTGATCGTCGTGCTCGGTCGCTATGTCGCGCAGATTCCAATGGCGGCGCTCGTCGCGGTGATGGTCATGGTTTCGATCAACACGTTCCAGTGGGGATCCCTACGGTCTCTTCTGGTGCATCCGAAGAGCTCCAGCTTCGTCATGCTCGGCACGGTCGCCGTCGTCGTCTGGACACATGATCTGGCGAAGGGCGTTCTGTTCGGCGTGATCCTCAGCGGACTGTTCTTTGCCCATAAGGTGACGCACTTCTTCGCCGTCGAAGCCGATCGGCAAGGGGACACCACGGTCTATCGCGTGACGGGGCAGATCTTCTTCGCGACGGCGGAGGCTTTCCACTCGGCGTTCGATTTTCGGCAGGAGGAGGTCCGACGCGTCGTGATCGATCTCAGCGCCGCGCATTTCTGGGACATCAGCGCGATCCACGCTCTCGATCGGGTTGTGCTGAAGTTCCGTCACCACGACGTCGCGGTCGATACCGTCGGAATGAACAACGCTACGGCAACCATGGTCGAGCGTCTCGCTGTGCATGACAAGGAAGGGACCAAGCTCGCTCCCGGCCATTGA
- the phaR gene encoding polyhydroxyalkanoate synthesis repressor PhaR, which produces MATDKEPTVIKKYANRRLYHTGTSSYVTLEDLAGLVRGGEDFVVYDAKSGEDITRSVLAQIIFDEEAKDGQNLLPIAFLRQLIRFYGDSMQALVPRYLEFSMENLTKDQNKFRDQMAKAFGGTPFGGNALDAIQAQTRANMQMFTEAFRLFNPFTAVAQARQDAAEGAKPAAQAGSGDLGDLKRELNEMRERLDKLSRTR; this is translated from the coding sequence ATGGCCACCGATAAAGAACCGACCGTCATCAAGAAATACGCCAACCGGCGTCTCTACCACACGGGCACCAGCTCCTACGTCACTCTTGAGGATCTCGCCGGCCTGGTACGCGGCGGCGAAGATTTCGTGGTCTACGACGCGAAGTCCGGAGAGGACATCACGCGCTCGGTGCTGGCACAGATCATCTTCGACGAGGAAGCAAAGGACGGCCAGAATCTGCTACCGATCGCTTTCCTGCGCCAGCTCATCCGGTTCTACGGCGACAGCATGCAGGCGCTGGTGCCGCGATACCTCGAATTCTCTATGGAGAATTTGACCAAGGATCAGAACAAGTTCCGCGACCAGATGGCCAAGGCCTTCGGCGGCACGCCGTTCGGAGGCAACGCGCTCGACGCCATCCAGGCGCAGACGCGGGCGAACATGCAGATGTTCACCGAGGCCTTCCGGCTGTTCAACCCCTTCACGGCGGTGGCCCAGGCCCGGCAGGATGCGGCCGAAGGCGCCAAGCCTGCCGCCCAGGCGGGAAGCGGCGACCTCGGCGACCTCAAGCGCGAGCTCAACGAGATGCGCGAGCGCCTGGACAAGCTCTCCCGCACGCGCTGA
- a CDS encoding acetyl-CoA C-acetyltransferase, whose product MADSDIVIVSAARTAVGAFNGGFANTPAHELGAIAIKEALRRAKVDGAEVDELVMGQVLAAGQGQNPARQAAMAAGIPQEKTAWGLNQLCGSGLRTVAIGLQQIANGDADIIVAGGMESMSLAPHASHLRNGTKMGDTKFVDTMIKDGLWDAFHGYHMGTTAENVATKYQISREEQDRFAVGSQNKAEAAQKAGRFKDEIVPVTIASRKGDIIVDSDEYPRHGATIEAMAKLRPAFSKDGTVTAGNASGLNDGAAALVVMTAKEAARRGLTPLARIASWATAGVDPAIMGTGPIPSTRKALEKAGWKVGDLDLVEANEAFAAQALAVNKDLGWNPDIVNVNGGAIAIGHPIGASGARVLVTLLHEMAKRDAKKGLATLCIGGGMGVAMAVER is encoded by the coding sequence ATGGCAGACTCGGATATCGTGATCGTCAGCGCAGCGCGCACGGCGGTTGGCGCCTTCAACGGCGGCTTCGCCAACACTCCCGCCCACGAGCTTGGCGCCATCGCCATCAAGGAAGCGCTGCGGCGCGCCAAGGTCGACGGTGCCGAGGTCGACGAGCTGGTCATGGGCCAGGTGCTCGCCGCAGGCCAGGGCCAGAACCCGGCCCGCCAGGCCGCCATGGCTGCCGGCATCCCGCAGGAGAAGACCGCCTGGGGCCTCAACCAGCTCTGCGGCTCGGGCCTGCGCACCGTCGCCATCGGCCTGCAGCAGATCGCCAATGGCGATGCCGACATCATCGTCGCCGGCGGCATGGAATCGATGTCGCTCGCCCCGCATGCCTCGCATCTGCGCAACGGCACCAAGATGGGCGACACCAAGTTCGTCGACACCATGATCAAGGACGGGCTCTGGGACGCCTTCCACGGCTACCACATGGGCACGACGGCCGAGAACGTCGCGACCAAGTACCAGATCAGCCGCGAGGAGCAGGACCGCTTCGCCGTCGGCTCGCAGAACAAGGCCGAGGCCGCGCAGAAGGCCGGCCGCTTCAAGGACGAGATCGTCCCGGTGACGATCGCCTCGCGCAAGGGCGACATCATCGTCGACAGCGACGAGTATCCGCGCCACGGCGCGACGATCGAGGCCATGGCCAAGCTCCGCCCCGCCTTCTCCAAGGATGGCACGGTGACCGCCGGCAATGCCTCGGGCCTGAATGACGGCGCCGCCGCGCTCGTCGTCATGACCGCCAAGGAAGCCGCCCGCCGCGGCCTGACCCCGCTCGCCCGCATCGCCTCCTGGGCGACGGCCGGCGTCGACCCGGCGATCATGGGCACCGGCCCGATCCCCTCGACCCGCAAGGCGCTTGAGAAGGCCGGCTGGAAGGTCGGCGATCTCGATCTCGTCGAGGCCAACGAGGCCTTTGCCGCGCAGGCGCTGGCGGTCAACAAGGACCTCGGCTGGAACCCCGACATCGTCAACGTCAACGGCGGCGCCATCGCGATCGGCCACCCGATCGGCGCCTCGGGCGCCCGGGTGCTGGTCACGCTGCTGCACGAGATGGCCAAGCGCGACGCCAAGAAGGGTCTCGCCACCCTCTGCATCGGCGGCGGCATGGGCGTCGCCATGGCGGTGGAGCGTTGA
- a CDS encoding DUF1737 domain-containing protein, translating into MAKRTTLYRYLTGPDDASFCHRVSEALSRGWSLYGPPSLTFDAAQGRVICGQAIIKDVDEAYSPTLKLSEQ; encoded by the coding sequence ATGGCGAAGCGCACCACGCTCTATCGCTACCTGACCGGACCCGATGACGCCTCGTTCTGTCATCGGGTCAGCGAGGCGCTGAGCCGCGGCTGGTCGCTCTACGGCCCGCCGTCGCTCACCTTCGACGCGGCGCAAGGCCGCGTCATCTGCGGCCAGGCCATCATCAAGGACGTGGACGAAGCCTATTCGCCCACACTGAAACTATCTGAACAATAA
- the phbB gene encoding acetoacetyl-CoA reductase, with product MAKVALVTGGSRGIGEAISKGLKAAGYNVAASYAGNDEAAAKFTAETGIKTYKWDVSDYESCVAGIAKVEADLGPVDVLVNNAGITRDGMFHKMTKEQWDAVINTNLNSLFNMTRPVWEGMRARKFGRVICISSINGQKGQMGQVNYSAAKAGDIGFVKALAQEGARAGITVNAICPGYIATEMVKAIDPAVIEKSILPHIPVGRLGEPAEIARAVVFLASDDAGFITGSTISANGGQYLA from the coding sequence ATGGCGAAGGTGGCATTGGTTACGGGCGGCTCGCGGGGCATCGGCGAGGCGATCTCGAAGGGCCTGAAGGCGGCCGGCTACAACGTCGCGGCGAGCTATGCCGGCAATGACGAGGCCGCGGCCAAGTTCACCGCCGAGACCGGCATCAAGACCTATAAATGGGACGTCTCGGACTACGAATCCTGCGTCGCCGGCATCGCCAAGGTCGAGGCCGATCTTGGGCCGGTCGACGTGCTCGTCAACAACGCCGGCATCACGCGCGACGGCATGTTCCACAAGATGACCAAGGAGCAGTGGGACGCGGTCATCAACACCAACCTCAACTCGCTCTTCAACATGACCCGCCCGGTCTGGGAAGGCATGCGCGCGCGCAAGTTCGGCCGCGTCATCTGCATCTCGTCGATCAACGGCCAGAAGGGCCAGATGGGCCAGGTCAACTACTCCGCCGCCAAGGCCGGCGACATCGGCTTCGTCAAGGCACTGGCACAGGAGGGCGCGCGGGCCGGCATCACGGTGAACGCGATCTGCCCCGGCTACATCGCGACCGAGATGGTCAAGGCGATCGATCCGGCCGTGATCGAGAAGTCGATCCTGCCGCATATCCCGGTCGGGCGCCTCGGCGAGCCCGCGGAAATCGCGCGGGCCGTGGTGTTCCTGGCCAGCGACGATGCGGGCTTCATCACCGGCTCGACCATCTCGGCCAATGGCGGCCAGTACCTGGCCTGA
- a CDS encoding MFS transporter — protein MLVQIGTLIAATSLVQLANGFFNTFLSLRLTLEDFGPAATGIVLSAYFVGFTIGAVSSGGVIQRVGHIRAYTAFAGLVVVATALMPLWTSALVWAACRAVIGIGCVGLFVTTESWLNAKAVPDQRGRVFSTYMVGTFLALAIGQLAVARLSIQSAGAFQIIIALFALALIMVSTTRAEAPGLAPEATLRYGELSRQAPLSVVGCVVSGVITSAFYALVPAWMLSNGIPQQTIALFMLVAVLGGLAFQVPVGRLSDRNDRRLVLAGLAVGYAAAVILLVAMPRSLMAVLPVAALLGGFMSTLYPVCVAHALDRMPADRVVAVSGRLILVSGFGSALGPLVGAGIMARFDIDGLLYFMAAIAIALAAVAGLRMRMRAPPDKVERPFEVIDPMNPSISQEPEATASDGTPRPVMA, from the coding sequence ATGCTGGTTCAGATCGGAACGCTGATTGCCGCGACGAGTCTGGTGCAGCTCGCGAACGGCTTCTTCAACACCTTCCTGTCCTTGCGCCTGACGCTCGAGGATTTCGGCCCGGCCGCGACGGGCATCGTGCTCAGCGCCTATTTCGTCGGCTTCACAATCGGCGCCGTGTCGAGCGGCGGGGTGATCCAGCGCGTCGGGCATATCCGCGCCTACACGGCCTTCGCCGGGCTCGTCGTCGTCGCGACCGCGCTGATGCCGCTCTGGACCTCGGCGCTGGTCTGGGCTGCCTGCCGGGCGGTGATCGGCATCGGCTGCGTCGGGCTGTTCGTGACGACGGAGAGCTGGCTCAATGCCAAGGCCGTGCCGGACCAGCGCGGCCGCGTCTTCTCCACCTATATGGTCGGGACGTTCCTGGCGCTCGCGATCGGCCAGCTCGCCGTCGCCCGGCTCTCGATCCAGTCTGCCGGCGCGTTCCAGATCATCATCGCGCTGTTCGCGCTGGCGCTGATCATGGTCAGCACGACGCGGGCGGAGGCGCCGGGCCTCGCGCCGGAGGCGACTTTGCGCTACGGCGAATTATCGCGCCAGGCGCCGCTCTCGGTCGTCGGCTGCGTGGTCAGCGGCGTCATCACCAGCGCCTTCTACGCGCTGGTGCCGGCCTGGATGCTCAGCAACGGCATTCCGCAGCAGACGATCGCTCTGTTCATGCTGGTCGCGGTGCTCGGCGGGCTCGCCTTCCAGGTGCCTGTCGGACGCTTGTCGGATCGCAACGACCGCCGGCTCGTGCTAGCCGGCCTCGCGGTCGGCTATGCCGCGGCCGTGATCCTGCTGGTGGCGATGCCGCGCTCGCTGATGGCGGTGCTGCCGGTCGCGGCGCTGCTCGGCGGTTTCATGTCGACGCTCTATCCGGTCTGCGTCGCCCATGCGCTCGACCGGATGCCGGCGGACCGCGTGGTGGCGGTGAGCGGGCGCCTGATCCTGGTCAGCGGCTTCGGCTCGGCGCTCGGACCCCTTGTCGGCGCCGGCATCATGGCGCGCTTCGACATCGACGGGCTGCTGTATTTCATGGCCGCGATCGCTATCGCATTGGCGGCGGTCGCCGGCCTGCGCATGCGCATGCGCGCGCCGCCGGACAAGGTCGAGCGGCCCTTCGAGGTCATCGATCCGATGAATCCGTCGATCTCGCAGGAGCCGGAGGCGACCGCGAGCGACGGCACGCCGCGCCCCGTCATGGCATGA
- the yddG gene encoding aromatic amino acid exporter YddG — protein sequence MTSRPATLIGFCAILLWSTLALFTAMSGRVPPFQLVAMTFVIGGLLILAITALRGQLSRIKPTPASFALGLYGPFGDTALYYAAVKTAPPAEANLIHYLWPLLIVLFAALLPGGRLKPRHLVGALIGLVATGLLVSGGLRTGGGLALGHMLAALGALVWASYSVMSRRFANVPSESLCITMLGCAVPALACHFAFETTLWSLTSIEWAGVLGLGLGSIGLAFVVWDVGMKQGDVALLGVASYAAPVLSTLVLVLFCYAEASWLLAASCALIVFGALVASASGRKA from the coding sequence ATGACCTCCCGCCCCGCGACCCTCATCGGCTTCTGCGCGATCCTGCTCTGGTCGACGCTCGCGCTGTTCACGGCGATGTCGGGCCGCGTGCCGCCCTTCCAGCTCGTCGCCATGACCTTCGTCATCGGCGGGCTATTGATCCTGGCGATCACGGCGCTGCGCGGACAGCTCTCCCGCATCAAACCGACGCCGGCCTCCTTCGCGCTCGGGCTCTACGGCCCGTTCGGCGACACCGCCCTCTACTACGCCGCCGTGAAGACGGCACCGCCGGCCGAGGCCAACCTGATCCACTATCTCTGGCCGCTGCTGATCGTGCTCTTCGCCGCGCTGCTGCCGGGCGGCAGATTGAAGCCACGCCATCTCGTGGGCGCATTGATCGGACTCGTCGCGACGGGCCTGCTGGTTTCAGGCGGGCTCCGAACCGGCGGCGGCCTCGCGCTCGGGCATATGCTGGCCGCGCTCGGCGCCCTCGTCTGGGCGAGCTATTCGGTGATGTCCCGCCGCTTCGCCAACGTGCCTTCGGAAAGCCTCTGCATCACCATGCTCGGCTGCGCTGTGCCGGCGCTCGCCTGCCATTTCGCCTTCGAGACGACGCTCTGGTCGCTGACATCGATCGAATGGGCGGGCGTGCTCGGCCTCGGCCTGGGCTCGATCGGCCTCGCCTTCGTCGTCTGGGATGTCGGCATGAAGCAGGGCGACGTCGCCCTGCTCGGCGTCGCCTCCTACGCCGCGCCGGTGCTCTCGACGCTGGTCCTCGTGCTCTTCTGCTATGCCGAGGCAAGCTGGCTGCTTGCCGCCTCCTGCGCGCTCATCGTCTTCGGCGCGCTGGTGGCGAGCGCGAGTGGGCGGAAGGCTTAG
- a CDS encoding TIGR02302 family protein translates to MSEAERRKAPDTIDGIRQRLRRLALASRASLGWERLWPRLWLTLAVLLAFLALSWFGLWTHLPWYGRIVGVLIFAGALIGSLWHVARLVLPTHRDALTRLDRSFAGGHRPASALEDNLSIGSADPVSQALWKLHVERQSRQVAALRVAPPQPLMARHDKRALRAVPLLAAVTAFFVAGPEATQRLSAAFDWKGPPGSAPSTRIDAWIDPPAYTRLPPILIDFAKLASPNLHAPEKSIIVVRIAGKTSMDVATTGRLELVKPEAKEGEGKDAAAKDAAAKDAAPARPAQPAGPQQAVLEKRFTLAGNGTLKLTGSGAPGTTLNITAIADQPPTIAFTDPPKPVTGAQSGGLGITYKARDDYGIASIEATVSRPDPAAGGRSLVEPPKQNLAVPSSSAGDEELKSTVDFSAHPWAGAKVRMVLIARDEAGQEGRSEPVEVVLPQRTFTKPIAKALVEQRRKLVMNVEDRTKVQFAMDALLIEPDLFMKETGVYLGMRMLGERLRRAGGDDELREVSELMWAMALQLEDGDMSDAERALRQAQENLQQALERGASEEEIKKLTDEMRRAMDNFMRQLAEQMMRQQQQNGEQNQAQLPENFRTVTPRDLQNMLDRIEELSKRGDMAEAQRLMEQLNQMLNNLQMARPGQRDPRQNQMNQALGDLDRMTREQQNLRDENYQNEQRRQGQTQRGQRPGQQQARPGQRGQQGQQGQRGQQGQRGQQPGQQPGEQGEDGEGGEGMQGQNGQGQGGQGLSQRQQALRERLQDLQRRMRGMGAPQNGELGEAEDAMREAEGQLGQGQGEEALDAQGRALDALRRGGQNLAQQMQQGQPGEGEGEGQAYGEPDGRPAGRPSAQQRGSEDPLGRPQRQRDWADGRVRVPGADESATQRARRILEELRKRLGDPLRPSEELDYLERLLRRN, encoded by the coding sequence ATGAGCGAGGCAGAGCGCCGCAAGGCGCCCGATACGATCGACGGCATCCGGCAGCGGCTCCGCCGTCTCGCGCTGGCTTCGCGTGCTTCGCTCGGCTGGGAACGGCTGTGGCCGCGGCTCTGGCTGACGCTCGCCGTGCTTCTCGCCTTCCTCGCATTGTCCTGGTTCGGTCTTTGGACGCATCTGCCCTGGTATGGGCGGATCGTCGGCGTTCTAATCTTCGCGGGGGCGCTGATCGGCAGCCTCTGGCATGTCGCCCGGCTCGTCCTGCCGACGCATCGCGACGCGCTGACGAGGCTGGATCGTTCCTTCGCCGGCGGGCATCGCCCGGCCTCGGCGCTGGAGGACAACCTCTCCATCGGCTCGGCCGATCCCGTCTCGCAGGCCCTGTGGAAGCTGCATGTCGAGCGCCAGAGCCGCCAGGTCGCGGCTCTGCGGGTCGCGCCGCCGCAGCCTTTGATGGCTCGGCATGACAAGCGCGCGTTGCGCGCCGTGCCGCTGCTCGCCGCCGTAACCGCCTTCTTCGTCGCGGGCCCTGAAGCGACGCAGCGCCTCTCTGCCGCCTTCGACTGGAAGGGGCCGCCCGGCAGCGCGCCCTCGACCCGCATCGACGCCTGGATCGACCCGCCGGCCTATACCCGCCTGCCGCCGATCCTGATCGATTTCGCCAAGCTGGCGAGCCCCAATCTCCACGCGCCCGAGAAGTCGATCATCGTCGTTCGCATCGCCGGCAAGACCAGCATGGACGTCGCCACGACCGGGCGGCTCGAACTGGTCAAGCCGGAGGCCAAGGAGGGCGAGGGCAAGGATGCCGCCGCCAAGGATGCCGCTGCCAAGGACGCCGCCCCCGCGAGGCCGGCACAGCCGGCAGGGCCGCAGCAGGCGGTGCTGGAGAAGCGCTTCACGCTGGCCGGCAACGGCACGCTGAAGCTCACCGGCAGCGGTGCTCCCGGCACGACGCTGAACATCACGGCCATCGCCGACCAGCCGCCGACCATCGCCTTCACCGATCCGCCGAAGCCGGTGACGGGCGCGCAGTCCGGCGGGCTCGGCATCACCTACAAAGCCAGGGACGATTACGGCATCGCCTCGATCGAGGCGACCGTCTCTCGTCCCGATCCGGCTGCGGGCGGGCGCTCGCTGGTCGAGCCGCCGAAGCAGAACCTCGCCGTGCCGTCCTCCTCCGCGGGCGACGAGGAGCTGAAGAGCACGGTCGATTTCTCCGCCCATCCCTGGGCCGGCGCCAAGGTCCGCATGGTCCTGATCGCCAGGGACGAGGCCGGGCAGGAGGGCCGCAGCGAGCCGGTCGAGGTCGTGCTGCCGCAGCGCACCTTCACCAAGCCGATCGCCAAGGCGCTGGTCGAGCAGCGGCGCAAGCTCGTCATGAATGTCGAGGACCGCACCAAGGTCCAGTTCGCCATGGATGCGCTGCTGATCGAGCCCGATCTCTTCATGAAGGAGACCGGCGTCTATCTGGGCATGCGCATGCTGGGCGAGCGGCTGCGCCGGGCCGGCGGCGACGACGAATTGCGCGAAGTCTCCGAGCTGATGTGGGCGATGGCGCTGCAGCTCGAGGACGGCGACATGTCCGATGCAGAGCGGGCGCTCAGGCAGGCGCAGGAGAACCTGCAGCAGGCGCTGGAGCGCGGCGCTTCCGAGGAGGAGATCAAGAAGCTCACCGACGAGATGCGCCGGGCGATGGACAATTTCATGCGCCAGCTCGCCGAGCAGATGATGCGCCAGCAGCAGCAGAACGGCGAGCAGAACCAGGCACAGCTGCCCGAGAACTTCCGCACGGTGACGCCGCGCGACCTGCAGAACATGCTCGACCGCATCGAGGAGCTCTCCAAGCGCGGCGACATGGCCGAGGCGCAGCGCCTGATGGAACAGCTCAACCAGATGCTCAACAATCTGCAGATGGCACGGCCCGGCCAGCGCGATCCGCGCCAGAACCAGATGAACCAGGCGCTCGGCGATCTCGACCGGATGACGCGCGAGCAGCAGAACCTGCGCGACGAGAATTATCAGAACGAGCAGCGCCGGCAGGGACAGACCCAGCGGGGCCAGCGCCCGGGCCAGCAGCAGGCGCGGCCGGGCCAGCGCGGCCAGCAAGGGCAGCAGGGCCAGCGCGGTCAACAGGGACAGCGCGGCCAGCAGCCTGGACAACAGCCGGGCGAGCAGGGTGAGGACGGCGAAGGCGGCGAGGGCATGCAGGGCCAGAACGGCCAGGGGCAGGGCGGGCAGGGGCTCTCCCAGCGCCAGCAGGCCCTGCGCGAACGGCTGCAGGATCTCCAGCGCCGGATGCGCGGCATGGGCGCGCCGCAGAATGGCGAGCTCGGCGAGGCCGAGGACGCGATGCGCGAGGCGGAAGGGCAGCTCGGCCAGGGCCAGGGCGAGGAAGCGCTGGACGCTCAGGGCAGGGCGCTCGACGCGCTGCGCCGCGGCGGCCAGAATCTCGCCCAGCAGATGCAGCAGGGCCAGCCCGGCGAAGGCGAGGGCGAGGGGCAGGCTTATGGCGAGCCGGACGGGCGCCCCGCCGGCCGGCCTTCGGCACAGCAGCGCGGCAGCGAGGATCCGCTCGGCCGGCCGCAGCGCCAGCGCGACTGGGCCGATGGCCGCGTGCGCGTGCCCGGCGCCGACGAGAGCGCGACCCAGCGGGCGCGGCGCATCCTCGAAGAGCTGCGCAAGCGCCTCGGAGACCCGCTGCGGCCATCGGAAGAGCTGGATTATCTGGAGCGGCTGCTCAGGCGGAATTGA